The following are encoded in a window of Salinibacter ruber DSM 13855 genomic DNA:
- a CDS encoding trypsin-like peptidase domain-containing protein → MFPRRYTLVVLGVLVGCAWGAGPASAQERTALPSRQHATVRPTADVAQASLPSVDAAALRAEDRAASDRVGPYRYGQTLEANLSPSRHGTWEQLPSGRWLWRLRIESQDAVSLSVGFSTFQLPPDATLFLHGADASAVHGPYTAADATEGQHWTPLVRGDELVLELETDNRERVTGLTVGHVVHGYRALPTGPQTPRSKSGACNLDVACEAADRWRDQVRAVGGYTLRRGQDNLFCSGSLVNNTARDARPLFLTAEHCVQRPGQANSMVFYWNFQTADCRSLGSDENGTFPDDSLAVGGWDQTSSGAILRARYGNFHREERTIFGKPDLTLVEVDDDIPDSYNLYLNGWSREGEATSESVTIHHPRGHGKRISFDDDPSSITGFGRSDQGGTHLRIGDWELGTTEGGSSGGPLYDADQKVVGVLSGGFAGCTGDGTDNDQPDWYGRLAAGFESGDYNNTTVADVLDPRNTDAETLGGRPLSDSPDTTPPASVRDFQISEVNTSAPSVSLRWTATGDDGRTGSAQRYLLRYDTTRIESAADFEQARSVSAPPLPAPAGRTETATVTSSDGLEAGRTYYFALVAEDDAGNRSPLASPDRAVALVREIQIDEGGVASGAGSSSQTRFVLNNTQEVRVTLYDLLGRRVRVLLDEEVPEGFRQNVPIPTRSLSSGPYFLRFVGEQFATTRKIVVVN, encoded by the coding sequence ATGTTTCCTCGGAGATACACACTCGTTGTACTCGGCGTACTGGTGGGGTGCGCGTGGGGTGCAGGCCCCGCCTCCGCCCAGGAGCGGACGGCGCTCCCTTCGCGTCAGCATGCCACGGTCCGCCCGACCGCCGACGTCGCTCAAGCATCGCTGCCCTCCGTGGACGCGGCCGCGCTCCGCGCGGAAGATCGGGCGGCAAGCGATCGCGTCGGCCCGTACCGCTACGGCCAGACCCTCGAGGCGAACCTGTCGCCCTCACGGCACGGAACGTGGGAGCAGCTTCCGTCCGGGCGCTGGCTGTGGCGTCTGCGCATCGAGTCGCAGGATGCCGTCTCCCTGAGCGTCGGGTTCTCCACTTTTCAACTGCCGCCCGACGCCACCCTCTTCCTCCACGGCGCGGACGCGTCGGCCGTCCACGGCCCCTACACCGCGGCGGACGCGACCGAAGGGCAGCACTGGACGCCGCTCGTTCGGGGGGACGAACTTGTTCTGGAGCTGGAAACGGACAATCGGGAACGGGTCACCGGGCTCACGGTCGGCCATGTCGTCCACGGATACCGGGCCTTGCCCACGGGCCCCCAAACGCCCCGTTCGAAGTCGGGCGCCTGCAACCTCGACGTCGCCTGTGAGGCGGCCGACCGCTGGCGTGATCAGGTGCGTGCCGTGGGCGGGTACACCCTGCGCCGGGGACAGGACAACCTGTTTTGCTCCGGCTCCCTCGTCAACAACACAGCCCGGGATGCCCGCCCCCTCTTCCTGACCGCCGAGCACTGTGTCCAGCGTCCCGGCCAGGCAAACAGCATGGTCTTCTACTGGAACTTCCAGACCGCCGACTGCCGATCTCTAGGCTCGGACGAGAACGGCACGTTTCCAGACGACTCGCTGGCCGTCGGCGGGTGGGACCAGACCTCGTCTGGTGCCATCCTTCGAGCTCGATACGGCAACTTTCACCGAGAGGAGAGGACAATTTTCGGGAAGCCTGACCTGACCCTCGTCGAGGTGGACGACGACATCCCGGACTCTTACAATCTGTACCTGAACGGCTGGAGCCGCGAAGGCGAGGCCACCAGCGAGAGCGTCACCATCCACCATCCACGGGGGCATGGGAAGCGCATCAGTTTCGACGACGACCCATCCTCCATTACCGGCTTCGGCCGGAGCGATCAGGGCGGCACCCATCTCCGCATTGGCGACTGGGAGCTGGGCACGACAGAAGGCGGCTCGTCGGGCGGCCCGCTCTACGACGCCGACCAGAAGGTCGTAGGGGTCTTGTCGGGCGGGTTTGCGGGCTGTACCGGCGACGGCACCGACAACGACCAACCCGATTGGTACGGCCGCCTCGCCGCGGGCTTCGAGAGCGGGGACTACAACAACACCACCGTCGCGGACGTGCTCGATCCTCGAAATACAGACGCCGAAACCCTCGGCGGGCGTCCGCTGAGCGACAGCCCCGACACCACCCCGCCCGCGTCCGTCCGGGACTTCCAAATCAGCGAGGTAAACACCAGTGCGCCGTCCGTGTCACTGCGGTGGACCGCCACCGGTGACGACGGGCGGACCGGGTCGGCCCAGCGGTATCTGCTCCGCTACGACACGACCCGCATCGAATCCGCGGCGGACTTCGAGCAGGCCCGGTCCGTGAGCGCGCCGCCCCTCCCGGCCCCCGCGGGTCGGACGGAGACCGCCACCGTGACGTCGTCGGACGGGCTCGAGGCGGGTCGCACCTACTACTTTGCGCTCGTCGCCGAGGACGACGCCGGGAACCGATCGCCGCTGGCGTCCCCCGATCGTGCGGTAGCGCTGGTACGGGAGATTCAAATCGATGAGGGGGGCGTCGCCTCCGGGGCCGGTTCCTCCTCCCAAACCCGGTTCGTCCTCAACAACACCCAGGAGGTGCGCGTCACGCTTTATGATTTGCTCGGGCGACGCGTCCGGGTCCTGCTCGACGAAGAGGTTCCGGAGGGCTTTCGGCAGAACGTGCCCATCCCCACACGTTCTCTTTCCAGCGGTCCGTACTTTCTGCGTTTCGTCGGGGAGCAGTTCGCCACCACCCGCAAGATCGTCGTCGTGAACTGA